The Rissa tridactyla isolate bRisTri1 chromosome 16, bRisTri1.patW.cur.20221130, whole genome shotgun sequence genome includes a window with the following:
- the LOC128918488 gene encoding forkhead box protein E3-like: protein MGDAEPEEPQAAAASSPGATGPLQKPPYSYVALIAMAIRASPEQRLPLSGIYAYIAGHFPYYRGGPKGWQNSVRHNLSLNPCFRRLPRRPGPAAPRRGGDWALDPAFQDMFPGGDYRRRRRPRRQVPPSPPPPPAAPAPWPLPLPPPPLPGAAPHAAWQLPLSRGCRCPELTGWGPHAFLGPPAWPLSGGARVAVCPGERDAGATCEWGAKLPPSFK, encoded by the coding sequence aTGGGGGACGCGGAGCCCGAGGAgccgcaggcggcggcggcgagcagCCCGGGCGCGACGGGGCCGCTGCAGAAACCGCCGTACTCCTACGTGGCGCTGATCGCCATGGCCATCCGGGCCAGTCCCGAGCAGCGGCTGCCCCTCAGCGGCATCTACGCCTACATCGCCGGCCACTTCCCCTACTACCGCGGCGGCCCCAAGGGCTGGCAGAACAGCGTCCGCCACAACCTCAGCCTCAACCCCTGCTtccgccgcctgccccgccgccccggccccgccgccccccgccgcggcggcgacTGGGCGCTGGACCCCGCTTTCCAGGACATGTTCCCGGGGGGCGACTATCGCCGACGCCGCCGACCGCGCCGACaggttcccccctccccgccgccgccgcccgccgcccccgcgccgtggccgctgccgctgcccccgccgccgctccccggcgctgccccgcacGCTGCCTGGCAGCTGCCGCTGTCCCGGGGATGCCGCTGCCCCGAGCTGACCGGTTGGGGCCCGCACGCCTTCCTGGGGCCGCCCGCCTGGCCGCTTTCCGGCGGGGCGAGGGTAGCCGTGTGCCCGGGCGAGCGGGATGCGGGGGCGACCTGCGAGTGGGGGGCGAAGCTGCCCCCGTCCTTTAAATGA